One Micromonospora sp. FIMYZ51 genomic window carries:
- a CDS encoding alpha/beta fold hydrolase: MTNTQTDRWLRTFGAPVPSESPVRLLCLPHAGGSASFYAPLAEALRGRMSVAALQYPGRQDRFGEPCPDSIQELADAAVAALGETVQRPFALFGHSMGGVVAYEMAARLQAAGQSPTALFVSGTAGPLASRDMGTHLLADEPFSNELVRLGATDRELLTGEMRDVVLPMIRADYRAIETYRCTRPHTLACPLTALVGRDDPYVTRQEAARWRVHTTGGFTMRVFPGGHFYLQERFDRVAAAIGAEIGASASAGS; this comes from the coding sequence ATGACGAACACGCAGACGGACCGGTGGCTGCGTACCTTCGGCGCACCGGTGCCCAGTGAATCGCCCGTCCGGCTGCTGTGCCTGCCGCACGCCGGTGGCAGCGCCAGCTTCTACGCGCCGCTGGCCGAGGCGCTGCGCGGACGGATGTCGGTCGCGGCACTTCAGTATCCGGGGCGGCAGGACCGATTCGGTGAGCCGTGCCCGGACTCGATCCAGGAGTTGGCCGACGCGGCTGTCGCGGCGCTCGGCGAGACGGTGCAACGGCCGTTCGCCCTGTTCGGCCACAGCATGGGCGGGGTGGTCGCGTACGAGATGGCTGCCCGGTTGCAGGCCGCCGGGCAGTCGCCGACGGCGCTGTTCGTGTCCGGCACGGCCGGCCCGCTGGCCTCGCGTGACATGGGCACCCACCTGCTGGCCGACGAGCCGTTCAGCAACGAACTGGTCCGCCTCGGGGCCACCGACCGGGAGCTGCTGACGGGGGAGATGCGCGATGTCGTACTGCCGATGATCCGGGCGGACTACCGGGCCATCGAGACGTATCGCTGCACCCGGCCGCACACGCTGGCCTGCCCGTTGACGGCGCTGGTGGGCAGGGACGATCCGTACGTCACCCGGCAGGAGGCCGCCCGCTGGCGGGTGCACACCACCGGCGGGTTCACCATGCGGGTCTTCCCTGGTGGACACTTCTACCTCCAGGAGCGGTTCGACCGGGTCGCCGCCGCGATCGGTGCGGAGATCGGGGCCAGCGCGTCGGCGGGGAGTTGA
- a CDS encoding cytochrome P450 — translation MTTVPQDPPLFFYPFTPEFMEDPFAHYAQLRRHAPVHEHPGGFWMLSRYDDVSALLRSGLSVEQRKVGPGRFRDAYAEAGVTDAPRLKGLALLDRDPPDHTRLRRLVTQAFTPRAINALEPMIRGLVNESLDDIAAAGGGDLVEALAFPLPFSVITRMLGMPPIDTAHMRMLTTLLMRSVELTTDPEVMRVVEAADAEIFALVSEAVAGKRQKPGDDLLTALIAAEESGDKLTHDELVAQVTMLYVAGYETSVNMISGGALALLRNPDQMAVLRARPELGANAVEETLRYDPPVHTSRRVTVEPYQVGGYEIPAGSFILANLAGANRDEEFWGPDAEQLRLERANARKHLSFGGGIHHCLGATLARLEGRVALVELVRRFPGLELSGKVEWNGLRSLRGAARLPVRV, via the coding sequence ATGACCACCGTGCCGCAGGACCCCCCGCTGTTCTTCTACCCGTTCACGCCGGAATTCATGGAGGATCCGTTCGCGCACTACGCGCAGCTGCGTCGCCATGCGCCGGTGCACGAGCACCCGGGCGGCTTCTGGATGCTCTCCCGCTACGACGACGTGTCGGCGCTGCTGCGGTCGGGGCTCTCCGTCGAGCAGCGCAAGGTCGGCCCCGGGCGCTTCCGCGACGCGTACGCCGAGGCGGGGGTGACCGATGCGCCCCGGCTGAAGGGCCTGGCCCTGCTCGACCGCGACCCACCGGACCACACCCGCCTGCGCAGGTTGGTCACCCAGGCGTTCACGCCGCGGGCGATCAACGCCCTCGAGCCGATGATTCGAGGACTTGTGAACGAGTCGCTCGACGACATCGCGGCGGCCGGCGGTGGTGACCTGGTCGAGGCACTGGCGTTCCCGCTGCCGTTCTCGGTGATCACCCGGATGCTGGGGATGCCGCCGATCGACACCGCGCACATGCGGATGCTCACCACCCTGCTCATGCGCTCGGTCGAGCTGACCACCGATCCGGAGGTGATGCGGGTCGTCGAGGCCGCCGACGCGGAGATCTTCGCGCTGGTCAGTGAGGCCGTCGCCGGCAAGCGGCAGAAGCCGGGCGACGATCTGCTCACCGCGCTCATCGCGGCCGAGGAGAGCGGCGACAAACTCACCCACGACGAGCTGGTCGCCCAGGTCACCATGCTCTACGTGGCGGGGTACGAGACAAGCGTGAACATGATCTCCGGGGGTGCCCTGGCGCTGCTGCGTAACCCGGACCAGATGGCTGTGCTGCGGGCCCGGCCCGAACTGGGCGCCAACGCGGTGGAGGAGACGCTGCGCTACGACCCGCCGGTGCACACCAGCCGGCGCGTGACGGTGGAGCCGTACCAGGTCGGCGGTTACGAGATCCCTGCCGGCTCGTTCATCCTGGCCAACCTGGCCGGCGCCAACCGCGACGAGGAGTTCTGGGGGCCGGACGCGGAACAGCTGAGGCTGGAGCGGGCGAACGCGCGCAAGCATCTCTCCTTCGGCGGCGGCATCCACCACTGCCTTGGCGCGACGCTGGCCCGGCTGGAAGGCCGGGTGGCGCTCGTCGAACTGGTGCGCCGCTTCCCCGGACTTGAGCTGTCCGGCAAGGTCGAATGGAACGGCCTGCGCAGCCTGCGTGGAGCGGCCCGACTCCCGGTGCGGGTGTGA